CACAGTCAGTCTGTTACTCCAAAGGATGTAGGTAGTTGTGGTGGGTTTACTTTTTATGAATATTTATTATCATCTATTCATTTGCCATATGCCCACACACAGCATCTCCTACCCTGAACCAGGGAAGGAAAGCAATAGCATCAAGTTCTTTGTACAGACACCTGTCTTTGCAATtattgattttttattttcatgtaaaGAATTTCAAGGAAAGAAATGTTTCTATAAAGGAGTGTTTGCAAATCAGTTAAAATCTGGAAGCTCTGATTCTTACACACCTCATGTGTTAGAATTTTAGACCAAAGAGACCAGAGTGGGGGTGGCAGAATATGGAAAACCTCAACAGATGAACAGATAAAATACCTTAAATTCTCTAAATTATTAAGCTAACTTATTGAGATCCACCATTCATATAGTTATAGGAGCTGCTAATAAGGCAGCAGCCTTTCTACAATGAGGGGGTACATATACCTATTTTGTTATGAACTGGGGCAAAGGAACCAGAATCCAGTTTCATTTCAGTTACACTAAGTGCACCCTGACATGAAACCCCTGTACAACAGCACACAAAACACACaaaccagctgccatcaagaaCTGATCTAAACCATTACCTTTTGCAACTGCTTAACGATTTCTTCATCTTTGTTCAAGTATGGCTTGTAAGAGGTATAAACACCtaaaggaaagaaagcagcatATAGCCACAGGAGAAATGAGGTacacattttaaaatgaaaacactGGCAATTTAAGCCTGAAGTTATTACCAGGTTTGGAGTCCAAAGTTTTTAGGTTCTTCAGTTTTTTCACTTTCACCTGCTTTGGAACTTCACCTGCCAAAACACATAAAGCCACCTTACTTGAAGGCTATCTAATATTGTAAGAAACATCAGAAACATTGACAAGAATCCAAGTATATATCCAGAAACACCCAGCAAATACATGAATAACAGCAAATAGACTTTTTATTTCATATAAGTGTTCCttgttgaaaagaaaaaaaaaaaccacctgaaaaaaaaaaaccatcccaacaaaaacccaaacaagcaaaAAGTGAACCGAAAAAGCCCCACAAACAAAACCAGCCAAAGGATGACCTTCTGAATTCAAACAGCCAATCAACATACAGATATATAGCAGAGAATAATTATTTTCTTAATTTCATATTTTTAGTCCATTTGCCCTTGTTCCCCTTAGTGTAAATGCTTTTGGGAACAAATCTTTGGTACCTTGGCATAATTAAAATTTGTATAGAATAAAATCAAATAGAAGCCACAGATTAAGTGTTGTAAGAAAATGAATTTAAGTCTCCTTTGTCATAGGCCATACTAAAGGCTTTTGTTTTTCCAGTTTATCCTGCTCCAACCAGAAGACCCTAAACCCTGTTCACTGTCTTGCAGCCTCATCAGAACCTTCCTCCTAAATCTATCTGGATGCTCGAGTTTAGAAACAGTAACAGTTAAGTCGCTCTTGGAACTGCAGAGTTGgggaaaaatgaaggaaaaaaaccaacaaaacacaaTCAGAACTCTTCTTTGTccctaaagaaataaaatataaatttttaaagACAGGTCAGACAGATGCCTCTCTAGAACTTCCTGACTAAGCATTTCCTATAGCTACATCAAAACTAGAACTTCATACTTGAAACTGTATATCAGATTTGAAGGCCACCTGTTTAAATGGATTTCCAGAGTTAATTAAGATTCTACTTTCCAAACATTAGCTACACAGCAGCAAAGTAACACTTCCCCACACTACCCTAAGCCCCCACAGGTATTCTGACCACAGACAGACATGGTATTTTCAAGTTAAGCAAAACCTTGCTTAATTATATTGAGCACAGTATGCAATCCTTAATTAATTCAGTGTACTCAGAAGTCAAAATTAACTTCTtatacaaaaattaattttatggtGTTTTATCTTAATTGCATATTTATGCATTCCCACTGTCAGAACAGTGTAGTGAACTTGCAGCAGCAAACAGCTACATTCAGGAATTCCCCACAATAATTCCAGTGGTGGCAACTGACATTTTATCCAAACATTACATAAAAATTCTAGGCGATTGTGTAAGGAAATCATCCAGACTGAACAATTAATAATTACTGGAATATTGCCAGATTagaaatatattataaaaatattgTCAACAACTTTTAAGATTACTGTAACATTCAAAAATAGCTTTCACATGGGTGTCATAttctgtgctggctgtgactgatTTATTATATTCTATTCACACTAAAATTAACATCAGTAATACATTATGTCTCATTTTAATACCTTATTGGGAGAGATACAAATTCAGGATTCTCTGAAAGGTAGAACATTATTACTAATGACTATTACTATCTTTTGCATTTAAGATACTAGATTTGAAAAGACACAGAGAAGTCAAAATTCTAATTTCACTTGACAGATTTACATACATGAAAATTTAGTTtgcattaaattaaataaatggaACAAAATTATATATGTTGGTAAATAAATAAGCACACAGATCCCTTTGCACAGAAttgtagaaaatatttctattttaccTGGAAGTTTGATATCTCCAATTCGGATAATGTGAGGCCAGTGCTGGAGTGTTTTAGCAAAAAAGGGATTTGTCACCCCTAGAATGACAGATGGCCTAGAAAAGTAATGACAATGACTAAAATATGACAGCAAGAGCTTCAGCCTTTACAAACAGAAAAGGTTAATTTCAAGTCGTTAActtgaaattattttcctttggtATTTAAGAGTTACATTTTAAATTGCACATAAGAGACAAATGTTTATCAAAGTTTCAATGTTTTAGAAAAGAAGACAGTTATCTTCAAGTACAAACAACAACAATTGTTGAACAGAATAAAAATGACATCATCTGCTTAAACTTGGCTAAATTCTGCCCACTTGCAATGGTGAGAACAGCACATTGTCTGTAATTGGGGTTTTGTGatgtgttggttttttgtttgtttttctatgAGCAGGAATCTGACCCATATTTGAAAGACAAATTGCTACTTTTCAAGGTTTGATGATAACAAACTCTCAGTACTTGAATGTGCATGTCATTAAGCAAATGAGACACTTAATATCCCACTTGCTTTAAGCAGCAGTTATCAAGTGAAGCAGCACAAGCACTTGAAGAGCACTGTGCCCCAGCTCACTCTGTGCCAGGTttctctgcctgctctgtgcttGGGCACACAGGGAACAAGGGGCAGTAAGAGCAcagtgctgcagcacaggccTGCAAAATTTGGGATTTACGGCACTAATAGGATGAGGTACGAACATGTTTTTCAACAGAGTGGTTGCCATCCATTTTTCAGTCAAACATCAGCTAAGGAATACAGCAGTAAGTCTCACTGAAACTGCCATCTTAAAAATAGTTTATCATCATTTTGTTAGACTGGTCTTAGAAATCCCAAAGTTTAACACTTTCTGTACACTACCCAGAAGTTTCTCTGCTCCACTCTATTATTAAGATAATACATGGAATAGACATAATTCGGATTGTTCACCTCACTAAGAGCCGTAGGTTTTTAAAACTATCTCCAATCTTTCCAACTTTTTGTTTTCCATAAGAAAGTCTGGGCAATTTCAGCTCTATTTCAAATACTAATCTGTGCAGTGACCAACCTTTTTATTTTGCTACAGAAGAGTGGATGGAATTTTGAAACGTAGGTTACTACAGTTTAACAAAATTCTTCCTGGAATTATTTTTAGAAACTAAATTACATACTGCATAACCATTCCCATGGAACACAAACTAAAACATATTGCCTGTGTTTATGTGTTTCTCCACTGCTCCATCTCTGGCAATACAACAATTGAGAGGAACactacagtaaaaaaaaacccaacaaaacaaacaaaaaatccacatCAACAACCTCTGCCTGTTCTGACATTAGAAGAAATTTATCTATCAAAAGATCACTGAATCTAACAAATGCATTCCATTCCAAAATCAAGTTGCATTTAAATAACATACATTAAGAAATACTGGAGGTGTATGTGCTCAAAATAAcagcaggatttaaaaaaaataaagggagaaaaaataTACTTAAAGTAGTTTCAAACATCACTAGTTTTGGACATTCACActcataaaaaaataatttctgactTATTTACATTAATAACCTAATACATTTAGTGAAGAgatatttgatttttaaattgtCTTGACTAGGACTTAGCTTTACAAAGTAGCTGTATGGGTGTTGAATTCTACAAGTCACTTTGTGTAGcagttaattaaaaattaaaacacagcAGAATTTCCCAAGGAGCTActctggagctgctgttgcaCAGACAAACCCTTATGGAAAAGCAAGAACATTTCTTGGGTTCATACTTGCAGTTTGACTTATTCTGTAGGGAATTATCCTATGTAACTCAAGCCTGGTTTAATGATGGCATTGTTTTGTAACTTTTGTCTTATCTAACTGGAATAAAAAGCAGCTGCACTCTGCATGATAATctcaccaaaaaaagaaaagtctAAACCTAATTCTCTAATTATAGAAATCCAGAATAGTTAAACAGTATTTTAATACAAATTTATGGTTATGAGTGGCTTTGAGCAACATCTTCTCCAGAGGGTTGGATTTACTTACGGGGCTTGTGTGCGAGTTGTGTATTCTTTGAATTCACTGTCCTGGATGGTGAAGTATGGCCTGAAATCACTGCAGTACTTCAGTGGTGAAATACAGCTGCAAGGTACAAGAAGGATGAGCTTGATTTGTGTACTCAGTGCAAACTTTCATGAAACACAGAAGCAAATCTAAAATTTGTAATGTTTTATCACACTCAGATCAATGAAGGTCCACTCAGCTGCAATCTTACACCAACTCCCTCAGCCATAGTTAGAAAGCTCTACTACATTTACCTAACAAGGGCCAACACAGTTTCTGAAGATTCTGCTGGTGATGGTGCCATCACAACAAGTGGttctcccagcagcaccagctcccAAAGCATCTGAATGTGGAAGAACACTGGACAGAAACACCTAAAAGCAGATTGAGGTATTTTAATACATTTGAcaatataaattaaatatttcttctgGTTAACAAAGGCATAAAGAAGAAGTCTGTGGTAGTATTTTAATAGTAATTTGAAAAACATAAAATACTCTTGTAAAATGGAACATTTAGTGAACTTATTTGTTTATTGCCATTTCAGCCTGTATATTGTCAGTACTGTGTTTTAGCAAacttgacagaaaaaaaaattaaaaccaacacTGATAAATGTTAGCTTACAAGCCATGAGATGTGTTAAGGAACTGCCATAAATCAAAAACATGTGGGAGCTCACAGCTAGGAATTAATCAGTCCAAGCTCCTACCTGAAAAGATCTACTTCATGAACAGTCGGTAAAGCCATGGAGATCTGAGCATCTGCCTAAAAGACATCGCAATGCTTGGTTTTTAGTCATCAGAACACCTAGGTATTAAATGAAATGGTTTCCCTTAAATGCTTACAGACAGTAGACAGGATATAGTCTAATTATTCATGTACTGCTGCAGTATATAGTACATTATCTCCACAAGTACCTTTGTGTTCTACGAGCAAGACATCTCCCCAGACACCCCCCCCCCAAATCAAAATACTGAAGCTGTTTCAAACAACTGTACATGAAGAAACAGACGGAATTGTTTTATAAACGTCTTCTATGGCTAAAGACTTTTAATTCTGGATTCatcctcaaaaaaacccaaactatccAAACATTAAAAGGATGTTCAGGTTAGTAACTGTCAGCCAGCTATCTTCTTCCAGGACCTGGACATCTCTCCCTGCTCAGGGTTACTGGGTTAGAATATCCTTTCAATGAAGAATCCAAATCTGGACTACTCCATTCAAAGTTTTAAAGATTGTGGATTTCATTATTATCATAGTGTATGACGATTTGCTACCCATCTTTTCTAACTAACAAGTTTACAGAATGAAGCAGATCTCTGGCTTTGTCTGGGGCTGTATACAGTATCAGTATCTAATCACTACCTGGTGCATATTCTGCACTATCGGTGTTGTTCCAGGCTTGTCACGATATGTTGGAATCCGCAacttggaaagaaaaagaaagatttaTTTTCCCTTGTATTGAATCAGCAGACACTTCAAATGCTGACTTACAGAAAATCTGTAATACTTTGAgaggatatatattatatatatcctCTCAAAGTATAGAGGATATATATTACAGCATGACACTTATTTCCTCTACAGAACTTACACCTACACAATTTCCAATTGCAAACTGACTAATAGAATATGAAAACAATACTCCAGTTTAAAAAGAGACTATTGGTAAAGTGAGTCAAAATTATAGCTGTAATTTCAATAAAAATACCTCTAAATTTTGGAAAGAATGACCTGAAACCAGGTCTTGGGGGTTTAAGATGGTACAGAATTACTTTCAGGAAAAAATTCTCTCCTAAAACATCAAGATGTTCTGGCAAGTGATACTTGCCAGAATCCAAATAGTCTGAACATGGGAGGCTTCTCTGGATTCACAGTTTGCATCTGTAAGTCTTGAGTGTAACAAATTGAATCATAGTGGAAATGGATGTCATTTACACACAACACTTAAAACTGCCCAAGCGGTATAAAAAGCAGGGACAATATCACTGGACAGTAATTATGGCTTTACTCAGTTTAGGAATGCAATTTCAGTTCTCATGGGTGAGAATTATTGATGAGATAAATGCAGGCAATGCCCAAAAAAGACACATCTGAGACTCCTCACCACCCAGCATCCAGAACCATTCTTTTAAATTTCTGATGTAGTATAATTTCAGAAActtctttttctccctctctttccaAAAACTTGAGAGTTTCTGCTGGGAAGGTACTTCTGGCTGTAACCTCCGACTTCATCAAATCCATTTAGTTGCACTTCATACGGATTATGAAATTAACACAACTCCCAGAGGCCCAGTTCTTAACCACTGTTTAAACTCAACAGTTCTTCACTACACCCTAGATACAACCTCTAATGGCTTTCTTCAGACATATTTCACTGCCATTAAAAATACAAACAAGCAATTATTTCTGGTGTGCAGGACAAAAAAGATTTTTACTCAACTTTCAGGAATGAGAATGATTTTCTCATCAACTTTCAGGAATGAGAATGATTTTTAGTCAAGCAAATATTTAATTTGCTTGACTGGAATTTAACTCTCAGTATTTTCAAGGGCTACTTTATGTTTGATTTGACAAACATAATTAGCACTGAAGTCTCCTAGAATGCAAATTCTAGGAGGGATAATACAGACACTGCAACTAGTAATCGTATTGAAACATCACTTTTTAGTAGCTACTAAAATTAATATTAACCTAAGCACTATAAAAgatcctcccctcctcccctcaaTTAAAGCACTTAATCAAGATCTCCCAGACCTTCACTCTGAGTGCTGTAAACATCTACTCCTGTTTGGAAGATCAGGACAATAAAAACAAGGCACAAGGGAGTGAGGAACTGCACAGTGAAAGGTGGGGAAAACACCCTCAGAGAGGAACAAGTGCAGGAGTCCTCACCTTCATTATGAGACCCATAAGAGGCAACTGCAGAACTTTCCCTGGAACTGGTGCTGGCCAACGATCAATGTCACtgcaaactgaaagaaaaataccAAAGTTTCTGCAAGCTATAAACCATGATCACAGAGTCACCTTTGTGCACACTGCAACTTGAAATTAGTGCTAATAATTCACAGCAGTTCTACTTGTCTCTCAATCACACTCAAGTTTTACCTTTTGGACATTATGTATGCATTATTCCATTAGAATGATAAAGATTTTCATTCCAAGAAAACAGTGTTCTCTGGTCTTCCAATTTTTGCAATAACAAGACTTAAAATTAGTTGAAGAAACATTACCTGGGAAACCATGAAAGTACATACtaaaaaaatttgaaaagaaCACCTCCATTTATGTATATTGGCCACTGCAGAACCAATAAATAGTTAAGCAGTTAAGGAAAAAGCTGCTTTGTAGCTGGCTACAAAGTTTTCCAGCACTTTCTTGTAAAGCATTATGAATATAAAACATAATTCTCATAGTTTCTGCTGAGCTTATTTTGCTCATAATACAACCTCTCAAGAAAACAGGTGATTGAAAAATGCAATTCTTTCATGGTTTACACAAATTGTTTCTCAGTGAAAACACAAAACCATGAAAGCTGTATGGGGCAGGCACAGTACACAAAACAGAGCTCTTCCAGGCAAAGAGCAAATaacttttctatttgtttttctccagctctttcagctctgcaGTGAGGCTGAGGCACCTGTTACCAGTGCTGCTCTGTCACTTTTTCCATTTggtcaaaaaacaaacaaatcacacacacaaaaaccaaaCCTCAAGCAAGATGACATTTGTACAGCTGCTCAGCAAAAGCTGCCAGACTGCCCAAAAGGATTTGGGTGATGAAGAGCACAAAGTAAGGATTGCCATCAGCTCCTTGTGCTCAACAGCTGGTCCTGAAACACACACAACCCTAGAGGGGTTTCAGGAGGGATCTCCAACTCTCCCAGGGAAGATCCAGAATTCAATTAGCTCTGTTCAATGATCTAGAAGTGAAGCCAGTTTGCTAAAATTTCAACCCTCTACCCTGCAAGAAGACAAAACCACAAACTAGAACATCACAGTGTTGTTTATTTCTCCAGAAGAAGTATGTGATAGTGTAAGAGTCCAACATTATAGGACCACTACCTGCTTCCAGGAAAGCTTCACTTTTTTCAAAATATTCTGGTGCAATTTGCTTAAGCATGGTACGAAAGAGATGGACATAAGGCAGCTTGCTGATGAGGACCAGTGACTGGAATAAAGAGTAACAAAAGAGATTTTCAGTCAACACTTGCCCTCAGTTCTACTGCACCTGTTACCCTCAGACAAGTCCAAGTGGGACTTCTCTCACACATGCAAGCCAACCACACATCTGACTACAGGCAAACTGCAGACAAACAACTGCCAAAACTACCcaacttttttgtttttaaacataGACAGAAAACTATCTCTTCTGACAGCATACCTGATGTAAAATTCCAACAATTTACTATAAATTAACAACTAATTTAGTTAGAAAGCAAGTTTTCCTGTTCCTCTGCAGtcactgaaaaaaaatttctaaatTAATATTTTCCTAAAAGAACTGAAATTACCTTTTGGAAATAGCCTCTTTTTAATGATTTGTCTCGAACTTGTCTGAAATACACATAGCCATAGTAATATGCTGAGTCTTTCTGCAAAAGACAAGAAAGAATTCAATACAATCACCTGCTACTGCCCTGCTTTTTGAAGCATTCAACATAGTTTAAAAGCCTATTCCCCTGTGAGCTCCAAAGTTGATTAGATACAATAAACTAGAAGGATTACTGTGTTTATTAACATTATCTTCTTTAGTAAGTACTTCAAGGAGAAAACATCATCATGGGGAAACAGCTGTGCTTTCTGGCTTTACTATTTTTCTATCTACATTCTCCTGACACACTCTGAAACCAAAACCAGAAATAATTTCTTGAAGAATAAAGCAACTTTTATTATTCTGCAAAGTAGCACTAAAAAGATTTTAGCAGTTAAAAACCTTAAAGCCCTAACTTGAAGAGATAAAACCTAGTCTTTCAGTGTATTAGTTTTACAAAAGATTCTTGGAATATTAAGGAAGTAGGCTGCCAAACTTCAAAGACAAGACATCAGCTTTATCCTTTCTACAAAGAGGAATTCGGGTATTTGCCACATAAACAGAACTAAATTGAGTTTGAGAACCAGGCTCCCAGAGGCCTCAATATTGCCTATGGACATGATGAGAACAACTTTTGGCCACTATCTCTTTTAGGTAACTGCTCCAGCTTCAAAATTGAAGGGTGGAAACTGAGACAGCCCAACTTGCTTGGAACTGTTTAAATTAAGTTATAAAGAACTTCATATTTCCACAACAGTAACAGTTCTTACAATTTTGTCTATGGGTTCCTAGTCAATAATGAAACAGATTTGGGCTTCAATTTAATTCCTTGTAATCCAAAATCCACACTAATAAAACAAAGAATAGTTAATGAAACTTATTCTTCTTATTATTAGCTACAAAAAACACGAGTTTTGACTTTCACGACATCCACTTCAGAGATCTTTCTTTTCAAACGTTATATTTAAAGGTGAAGACCCACAAATTAACATGACCCAAAATAAATTTCACTTCATTTTTTTCTCATATCCAACCTTTAAGTAAACTGGTAGATCTCTATCCAATTGGTCCAGAAAACAACAGAATGAGACTTTCCTTCCAGGAGACCGTCGGAATCTAAAACAAAATTGTGTGTCCCCAAGACAACCTGCATGGGGAAGAGATAAATGACAGACAGTATTCACAGCTTGAGCCTTGTTTAACATGAGCACTTGCTTACAGCCAAAGAGGTATCAGAGTTTTGGTTCATTTATCTTGCATTGCCCTTGTGAACAtgaatatatttataattttataagtGGTAAATTTGGCATCTTTGCCAACAGTAAATATACTGTCTGCAACAAGGAAAACAATCATGTCCTCAAACAGGTCAAATGGCTCTTCTCCTACTGCCATTCCCCATTTCATTGGCATGCCTGTACAGTTCTGATCATCTTAGCCATGTCATTCCTCTGCTACATGGCTGCACTTTCCCTCTTTTTCTGACACCATACAGTTCATACAGATGTCACACTGTAGGAGTGCATTATGCTGATCTGTAACTCCACAGGCAGGTCTAGGACTCATCATTTTGAATGCTGCAAAGCTAATTGCTGAAAACTGAGTGAAATTGAGTAGGACTTCCCAGTAATATCCCCAAGGAGCAAAGTTTTCCTTCACTTCTATCAAAATGAATTTCTTAGAGAAAAATGTAACAAATTCTCAGCAGAACTGTTTCACCAGACTTTCAAGCTCCATTTCATCTTCTCTTTCAGTCACATCCATTCTGCTGCAGCAAGCACAGACAGCCCAACCCCTGAGTGACAGTGACATGCACAGAGCACCCAGGGCTGAGCCTCAGGCCCCCCTGGAGCTGCACTCAGAATCCCTCCGTGCACCAAGATAAAAGCAAAAGAAGCAAAACACGGTGAGATGGGACCTTGAATTCCAACAGGTAACACGTGCTCAGCAAGGATGCAATGATAAGAAAAACCACAGCACATGCCAATACCGCAGCACTAAATATTTGCTTTAACTTTGCAAAGCTCCTTCCCTTCATCCAAAGGGAAAAAGCCCTCAAGAACTATTATAAAAATCTACACACAGAAGTTCTAAATTACCCTTAATCATTACTATGTTCAAATATCATTCAGAATATGATGTCTTCTTATTTAACAAGCTCTTGCAGAGAAAATTGGTAAATGTCTATTCTTTTTTCAATTATCCATGCAGAGAAGGTAAagcattgttttaaaaataactgTACTGCAAAACTCAGCTTAAAACCACAGTTGTTGTGATCTAGTAGCTCATTAAATCAATTTTCTCCTCTAAATTCCCAGCCACAAGTACTGGCATAATCCCTCTTTGTAATATTAAGAGAAAAAAGTTGAATTAACCTTTTGAGCCATGAAAATCTGGGATGGGCTGACCTCAAATTTAGCTGCAAGCTAGTAACTTCCTTCACTGCTCTATTATAtaaagcttttctttttatgcTAAGGCCTATGATGAAAAAATAAATCCTAACAGACAGGATACACTACCAGCCCTGTGGAAGGCAGGTTTTACACAGGTTATTCCCTCTACATCATTTGAAACTTCAGCCTACCAAGAATGATCAAGAACCAGTAGTTCTTAATAGCGACATCATAAAAAGCAAAAATGTGGAAATTTTCAATGCTGAAAATAAAACCTCCTCACATATACCTATTCTGCCTGAAGTAGAATACTACACTGTTATTtgaaaaaatacatgaaaaatttTTAAGAAAGCAACCTTTGCTCTTAACACATGATTTTGTACCTTCAAGATACCTTTTAAAGACTAAAGATACTTATCACCATTAACAATGAGAGTAATTAGAACATACAGTTAACTCCTATTTCAGTAACAGAAAGAAGCTGTGCTTCTATTTGCATATACAATAGCAAGAACAGAGAAAATACCTTAATTTCAGTGATATTTAAACAAAGGAGAAAAACTAGCCAAAATACTTTGTAAAATTACATAAGAGAGAGCTCACACACATTAAAAGCACACATCTGCATCACTCCCTATCCAAGCTGTCATACTGCAGAGCATCCAAAAGCACAGAGTCACTGCAGTTACAGGCACAATGCTGGTCCTGCAAGCTTTGACTTCTGATAGAAATAAATGTGAAAGGAAGTGTCTGAACTTCTGTAATTTCTTTTTGCAGGTGGTCCAACCCATAAGCCACATGCCCCAATTTCTCCTTGGCAGCAGAAGAGCAGAAGTTTAGATTGGAGAATAATTTAACAACCAGGACCACACACAGCTACAGGCACAGCAACAATGCACAAGATAGCTGAGGTTTTCATTTCACAACTGATCTTTCTAAATGCTTTTGAATTTAAAAGTAAATTTTACTGTTATGAACTTAGAAAATACACATTTAGTCCTTTATGAGAAGGGGGTCCCATATACTTCCATTAGCTTTACTAAATCCTTCAAATTCCATGCCTACTCTCCTCTCTACAGTGACAATACTATTATTTTGTTTAAAGAGGAAGATTAAGATGTTCATTCTTTACCTGCCAAGTATTCTGAAATGTCTGCACAAATGTCATCTGGAAGGTCTTACACACTTACATAAACCAGAGAAGAATCCTCAGACCTTACTGCAATGCAGACAGTTGCAGTTTTATATTTAACCTTAGCTGCAACGTTTCTATATTGCAATGTTAATTAAGATATATAAATACGTACTTGATCTAAAGCCTAGAACACATCCTGTAAAATTCTTTTTTAACACACTTTAGTCCAACAACAGACTACAGAGAGAAGAAAGCACTTACCCGAATTAGAATCTGGAAAAGACAAATAGCAAATATTGGTTTTCTAAAGGGTAGGGaaaagaaaagacagctgttatATTTTCTGagatataatatatttatatttcctAAGCTAAAACAAAACGATATATAGCAACTATGACTTACCTCTTTATCTGTGAGTTTGGAATGTGGAGGATATATCACCTAGAGGAAAAAAACAGtattattttatttgaaaataagcTGGATATAAGCAATAAATTTCCATCAAATATTTTAACAGTACAACACTCAAACACCTTCCCAGCTGTAGGACATTTTCAATTGTAAGCTATTAATATTATGTCTCAGTTCTTATCTTCATATGCTTTTAAGCTTTCTTGATCACCCATCTTTACAAGGTATTTTGGATGCCAGTTAGAGACCACACACATTAATTTAAAAAGATACATTCAGAGCACACATTCTGAGTAGTTGAGATTTATGGTGCAAAAGGTCTCAAAGGAGAGCAAGATTACATCTTTTAGATTTAACTTGTACATGCAAAATGCAGTAGAGGATTACATTTAAAGCAAACACACATTGTCTGAAATCTGTTGCAATCAAAAGTCAGGCAGGAGTAACCAAAATTCAAACACAAAACATGATCTATATTATTACCAGCTCTTGGAGGATGAACACTAGTCCCTAAAGGCAACTATGGAAGCTCAAGGAATAAACTCAAAATCATGGCTTTTTGTACTAACAGAAAA
This region of Melospiza melodia melodia isolate bMelMel2 chromosome 10, bMelMel2.pri, whole genome shotgun sequence genomic DNA includes:
- the DENND6A gene encoding LOW QUALITY PROTEIN: protein DENND6A (The sequence of the model RefSeq protein was modified relative to this genomic sequence to represent the inferred CDS: inserted 1 base in 1 codon), translated to MVWPPXGARLAPPTPSGSGGSGRGDASHLTPRGGAGVGAMSRRERGPESGPGGAEVAAEDAEPESPDQCLSLLPWDRFSAWLHCVCVVGFDLELGQAVEVIYPPHSKLTDKEKTNICYLSFPDSNSGCLGDTQFCFRFRRSPGRKVSFCCFLDQLDRDLPVYLKKDSAYYYGYVYFRQVRDKSLKRGYFQKSLVLISKLPYVHLFRTMLKQIAPEYFEKSEAFLEAVCSDIDRWPAPVPGKVLQLPLMGLIMKLRIPTYRDKPGTTPIVQNMHQADAQISMALPTVHEVDLFRCFCPVFFHIQMLWELVLLGEPLVVMAPSPAESSETVLALVSCISPLKYCSDFRPYFTIQDSEFKEYTTRTQAPPSVILGVTNPFFAKTLQHWPHIIRIGDIKLPGEVPKQVKVKKLKNLKTLDSKPGVYTSYKPYLNKDEEIVKQLQKGVQQKRPTEAQSVILRRYFLELTESFIIPLERYVASLMPLQKCISPWKSPPQLRQFNQDDFMKTLEKAGPQLTSGLKGDWIGLYRHFLKSPNFDGWFRSRQREMTQKLEALHLEALCNENLVFWSQKHTEVETVDLVLKLKNKLLQADREHLPVNTDTLKKLQTHINDIILALPDDLQDILLKTGTT